The nucleotide window GTCGCAACGACACATCCCAGGCAGGCACCAACCCCGCAAGCCATAAGCTCTTCCAGGGCAAGCCACCCTTTGACTCCTGCCTGCAAGGCTATCTTATCGACTGCCGCCAGCATATCCCTCGGCCCACAGGCATATATAGATCCGACTTCTGGAATTAGCTGCTTCATAATATCAACTGTTGTTCCCTTTATCCCCCGGGTGCCGTCTTCTGTAGTCTCAATAATGGTCAACCCTGATCGGGTGAGTTCATGGGGTAGAGAAAAAAGTTCGCTTGCTGTCCGGGCTCCAAAGATCATTCTGCATGGTTTCCTGCTGGAACCTGCCAAAAAAAGAATTGGGACAACTCCCATTCCTCCGGCAACCAGTAATGAGTCTGGATAAAGATCTGGAAAGCCTTTTCCCAGTGGACCCAGAATTCCCCATTTTGAACCCGGATCAGAATGAACCAGTATTTCGGTTCCCCGTCCAATAACCTTGACAATCAAGGTAATCTCACCTGACACCGGATCTGCCTTACCAACACTAAAAGGCCGGGGAAGCATGAAACCATACAGAGCCGGATAATTGATCATTACAAATTGTCCGGGGTTTGCCCGGATTGCTATCTCAGGTGCCAGAAATGTTACTCCAAAGATGTCCCTGCCGAGCCGGTAAGATTTTTGCAGCCTGCACATCTCGTTTTTAATTGATCCGGCTGTAATCAGCTGCGACACCTTCCTTCATCACTACCCTGCCATCTACAATAGTATAAACTGGTGCACCCATAAGCCTGCGCCCGGCAAATGGAGTATTCATTGACTTTGAATACCATTTCTCCGGATTAACGGTCATTCCGCGGAGAGGATCGATGATAGTCACGTCAGCCGGACAACCCGGTTTTAAGCTTCCTCCAGGAATATTAAGAATCCGGGCAGGGGCAGTACTTAATT belongs to Bacillota bacterium and includes:
- a CDS encoding dihydroorotate dehydrogenase electron transfer subunit; translated protein: MSQLITAGSIKNEMCRLQKSYRLGRDIFGVTFLAPEIAIRANPGQFVMINYPALYGFMLPRPFSVGKADPVSGEITLIVKVIGRGTEILVHSDPGSKWGILGPLGKGFPDLYPDSLLVAGGMGVVPILFLAGSSRKPCRMIFGARTASELFSLPHELTRSGLTIIETTEDGTRGIKGTTVDIMKQLIPEVGSIYACGPRDMLAAVDKIALQAGVKGWLALEELMACGVGACLGCVVATGEGYKRVCQDGPVFEVGEVVFDDCSRS